Proteins from one Desmodus rotundus isolate HL8 chromosome 9, HLdesRot8A.1, whole genome shotgun sequence genomic window:
- the LOC112301480 gene encoding olfactory receptor 7A17-like, producing the protein MEPGNVTQISEFLLLGLSEEPELQPLLFGLFLSMYLITVLGNLLIILAVSSDSHLHTPMYFFLSNLSLVDICFTSTTIPKLLVNIQTQSKAITYLGCITQMYFFILFAVLDNFTLTVMAYDRYVAVCHPLHYTVIMNPGHCGLLVLVSWIISILNSLLESLMVLDLSFCSDLEIPHFFCELKQVIQLACSDTFPNDMVMYFSAGLLAGGPLTGILYSYSKIMSSICTIPSSQGKYKAFSTCTSHLSVVSLFYGTSLGVYLGSAGTHHSQSSTTVSVMYTVVTPMLNPFIYTLRNKDIKKALERFLGR; encoded by the coding sequence ATGGAACCAGGCAATGTTACACAAATTTCAGAGTTTCTTCTCCTGGGACTATCAGAGGAACCAGAACTGCAGCCTCTCCTATTTGGGCTCTTCCTCTccatgtacctgatcactgtgttgggaaacctgctcatcatcctggccgtcagctcagactcccacctccacacgcccatgtacttcttcctctccaacctgtccttGGTAGACATCtgcttcacctccaccaccatcccaaagCTGCTGGTGAACatccagacacagagcaaagCCATCACCTATTTAGGATGCATcactcaaatgtattttttcatactcTTTGCAGTGTTGGATAACTTCACCCTgactgtgatggcctatgacaGGTATGTGGCCGTCTGTCACCCTCTGCACTACACAGTCATCATGAACCCCGGGCACTGTGGCCTGCTGGTTCTGGTGTCCTGGATCATTAGTATTCTGAATTCCTTGTTAGAAAGCTTAATGGTGTTGGATCTGTCCTTCTGCTCAGACTTGgaaatcccccactttttctgtgaactcaaaCAGGTCATCCAACTTGCCTGCTCTGACACTTTTCCTAATGACATGGTGATGTACTTTTCAGCAGGGCTGCTGGCTGGTGGTCCCCTTACTGGGATCCTTTATTCTTACTCTAAGATAATGTCCTCTATATGTACAATCCCATCATCTCAGGggaaatataaagcattttccacctgtaCATCTCACCTCTCAGTTGTCTCCTTGTTTTATGGTACAAGTCTAGGTGTGTATCTTGGCTCTGCTGGTACCCACCACTCACAATCAAGTACAACAGTctcagtgatgtacactgtggtcacACCCATGCTGAATCCCTTCATCTACACTCTCAGgaacaaggacataaagaagGCCTTGGAAAGATTCCTTGGCAGGTAA